The genomic DNA TGCTCGCCGAGGCCGACGCCGAGCCCGCGGAGCGAGGGCCCGCGGGCCGCTCCTACCGCGCCCACCTGGCGGCGTCGGGTGTCCTGGACCAGCTGCTGACCGAACTGGGGTACCCGTCACCGGACGGCGGGGTGCACACCCTGGGGCACCACGAACGGATCCGGATCGGCCCCCGCCGTGAGCTGGCGGGCCGCGAGTCGCACCTCATCGTCCGTGCCCACCGCGACGGCGTGGACCGCTTCGTCGCGGTCCACTACGGCGATCCGGGATGCGTTCCCGCGCGGATGAGCGTCCACGCACTGGAGAACTGCCGCACGGGCCGGGTCCGCTCCCACCAGGAGACCGGTGTGCTGGTGACCGAGCTGCTCTTCGACACGCGGCTGGGGGCCGGTGACACCCATCTCTTCCGCTACGGCGTCGAGGACGCCACGGCCGGTGTGTCGCGCGAGTACGTCCGCGGGTTCGGTACGGCGGGCGGGCAGTACGCGCTCCAGGTGCGGTTCGACGCCGCGGCGCTTCCGGTGCGCTGCCACCGCTTCACGCAGCACTCTCCGGCGGCACCGCGCGGCGGCCGGCAGGAGCTGGTGCTCAGCGGGCAGCACCGTTCGGTGCACCTCGTGGAGCCGCGGGTCAGGTCGGGGATGCTGGGCATCGGCTGGGACTGGGAGTAGGACGCGGCCCGTCCCACTCAGGTCCCGGGGCTCGCGACGATCCGGCCCTGCTTGACCTCGACCGGCAGTTCGACGAGCGGCACGGTCGCCGGGGCGTGCAGCACCTCGCCGGTACGGGCGTCGAACTCGCTGCCGTGGCAGTTGCAGACGAGCCTGGTCCCCTCCAGCTGCTTGATGGGGCACCCCGCGTGCGTGCACACCGTGCTGAACGCCTTCAGCGAGCCGTCCGCGGCCCGGCTGACCACCACGTTTCCGTCCGGGAAGAGCTTCGTCGCGCCCTTGGCGACCTCCCCGTCCGCGCCGAGGTCCACGGGCGCGGTCGGCCTGGCCGGCGCGGCACCGTCGTCGCCCGGGGAGCAGGCGGCCAGGCCGAGCCCGGCGACGGGCGCGGCGGCCGCCGAACGCAGGACGGTACGGCGGCTCGGGGCGGGACGGCCGGGCATGGGATCTCCACTGGTCGGGCTGGGCAGGGCCGGGGGCGTGCGGGTGCAGGGCGACGATATCCGGCGGCCCGGACACTTCCGGGAGCCGGGTGGCCCGGGCGGGAGGGGGCTGCGGCGTGGTCCCGCCGGAGACCGCGTAAACGCTTGCGCAAGCGTTTACGCCACCCGGGGCCATGGGGTACGGTCCGGCCACGGCGCGACCGCACGCAAAGGGGGTATGCCGGTGCCGACCATGGCCGACGTCGCGCGGAGCGCCGGGGTCTCCGTGGCGACCGTTTCGCACGTGCTCAACGGCACCCGTCCGGTGCTGCCGCACACCCGCCGGGCGGTGCTGGACGCCGTCGAGGAACTGGGCTACACCCCGAACACCCTCGCCCGCTCCCTGGTGACGTCCCGCACCCGCTCCATCGGGCTCGCGGTGTCGGCCATCAGCAACCCGTACTTCACGGAGATCCTCCAGGGCGTCGAGGCCAGTGCGCTGGAACACGGTTACAGCCTGCTCATCGCCGATCCGCACGACGACCCCGGACACGAACGCAAGGTCGTCCAGCTGCTGCACGAGCGACGCGTGGACGGCATGATCGTCGCGCCCTCCGCCGACCCCCGGGCGCTCGTCGCCTACCTCACCCGCCACCGGGTGCCGGCCGTGTTCCTCGACCGGATCGTGGACGTGCCGGAGGGCGAGGACGCCCCGCGCTTCGACCAGGTCGGCGCCGAGGGCGCCGAGCCGACGACCGGACTGGTGGGCCATCTCGCCGGGCTGGGCCACCGCCGGATCGGCCTGGTCGCGGGTCTGCCGGGCCTCA from Streptomyces sp. CB09001 includes the following:
- a CDS encoding Rieske (2Fe-2S) protein, with protein sequence MPGRPAPSRRTVLRSAAAAPVAGLGLAACSPGDDGAAPARPTAPVDLGADGEVAKGATKLFPDGNVVVSRAADGSLKAFSTVCTHAGCPIKQLEGTRLVCNCHGSEFDARTGEVLHAPATVPLVELPVEVKQGRIVASPGT
- a CDS encoding LacI family DNA-binding transcriptional regulator; translation: MPTMADVARSAGVSVATVSHVLNGTRPVLPHTRRAVLDAVEELGYTPNTLARSLVTSRTRSIGLAVSAISNPYFTEILQGVEASALEHGYSLLIADPHDDPGHERKVVQLLHERRVDGMIVAPSADPRALVAYLTRHRVPAVFLDRIVDVPEGEDAPRFDQVGAEGAEPTTGLVGHLAGLGHRRIGLVAGLPGLSTTRERITGYRHGLAAAGLPFDERLLVHGDSEAAAGERATAGLLSLAVPPTALVTANNAMTIGALRALRGRGLSVPGDLALCCFDDFAWADLFAPRLTAVAQPSRDIGAQAVRLLLERLAAPDRPARTLRLPCTFVHRGSCGCAEQPGPLSGKSGVSGPSGEAHAKAHERTLP